TCGTCGAAGGCGCGGATGTTGCCGGGGTTGACCCGGACCGCCGCGCAGCCGGCCTCGATGGCGGCGTAGACGTACTTGGGCTGGAAGTGGATGTCGGCGATGACCGGGATCTGCGCCTTCTGCGCGATCGCCGGCAGCGCCTCGGCGTCGTCCTGGCTGGGGCAGGCCACCCGCACGATGTCGCAGCCGCTGGCGGTCAGCTCGGCGATCTGCTGCAGCGTCGCGTTGACGTCGGAGGTCAGCGTCGTGGTCATCGACTGCACCGAGATCGGGTGGTCAGATCCCACCCCGACCTTCCCGACCTGGATCTGGCGGGTCTGGCGGCGGGGAGCCAGCACCGGCGGTGGGGCGGCGGGCATCCCGAGGCTGATCGAGGTCATGGCTCCAGGCTACTCAGTGGGGTGCGGTGGGACGTCATACGGAGGGGACGTCCGCTGTCTCGTTGCGTATGACGTCCGCCGGGGCCGCCCGGGACGTCATACGGAGGGGACGTCCGCTGCCGCCGTACGCATGACGTCCCACGCGGTTCCTCAGGCGGCGCGCCGGAACCCCGCGGCGACCATGGCCTCCTCGATCTGGTCGAGGAACGCCTCCCGCTCGAGGCGGAAGCCCAGCAGCGGGAGGCGCAGGACCCGGTCACCCTGCATGGTCAGAGCGTTCTGGCGCAGTGCGTCGCCCACGACGTTCTCGGCCCAGGAGTGGTGGATCCCGTCGACCTCGACGACGAGGCGGAACTGCGGCCAGTAGAGGTCGAGGTAGTAGCGACCCCGGCCATCTCGACGCAGCACCTGACGGGCCGGAGCCGGAAGTCCCCGCTCACGCAGTGCACGGGCGACGTCGAGCTCCCCCAGCGACCGAGCGCCGTCCAGCAGCTCGTTGACGACCTCGTGGAGCAGGGGCCGGCGCCGGTCCCGCCGGATGCGCAAGAGCTCGAGCCCGAGCTGCTCCGGGCGTACGAGGCCCTGCTGGACCGTTGCGGTGACGACGTACGTCGCCTCGCGGTCGGTCCGCGCCCAGAGCGCCGCGCGGAGGGCTGCCACGGCCGGCCGGGTCCTGGGGATGCCCGCGTCGGTCATGCGGTCCTGGGCGGACCATCGTCGGGTCTGGCGGACGTCGTACTCACGACGATGCCGTATCCGGGCTCCCCGTGGGACGGAGACCCGCACCCTGCCCTCGTCGAAGCGCTCGAGACCCGAGGCGACCAACGAGGACGCCCCGTCCAGCATGGCGCGGGGGCCGCCGACGAACAGCGCCGCCCAGCGCCGGCCGACGTCACTGATGGGGCCGTTGTGCACGCAGACCGCCTGGTCGCCCACCCGCGCCCAGCGCCGTGCGCGGACCTCCCTGGCCACCAGCCATCGGGGCACTCCCAGCGCGTAGAGCTGACGTCGGGACAGGACGCTCCCCTGGGACGCCGCGACGCTCTGGGCGGCGCGGAGGAGCTCGTCGTCGATGCTCGTCGAGGTGGCCATGCCCGGACGATCCCCGGTGAAGGGGAACCTCGGGGGCTGCCATCGGCAGGGTGTGGAACGCCTGGCGCGGGGAGCTGCTGTGGAGACTGTGCGGGCCGGTCAGGACCGCGGGACGTCATACGAGACGAAGGAACGGACGTCCCGTCCGTATGACGTCCCCCGAGCCCCGCCGACCCTCAGGCGTCGAACTGCACGGGGACGACCAGGTCGCCGACGATGAGCACCACGCCCATGACGAGCAGGGCGGAGGCGACGACGTAGGCGACGGGGAGCAGCTTGGCGGCGTCGACGTACCCGGGGTCGGGGCGGCGGCGCAGGCGCGCCCAGCCGCGGCGGACCCACTCCCAGGACGCGGAGGCGATGTGGCCGCCGTCGAGCGGGAGAAGCGGCAGGAAGTTGAACAGGCCGATGAACAGGTTGAACCCGGCGACCAGGCCCGCCAGGGAGACGGCCTTCTGGGAGAGGTCCAGCTGGTCGGTGGAGGAGACGGTGCCGGCGATCCGGCCGCCGCCGACGATGGAGACGGGGCTGTCGATCGCGCGCTCCTCGACGCCGACGATCGCCTTCGCCACGCCCCAGACCTTCACCGGCAGCTGGCCGAGCGCGACCACGGTGTCCTTGGTCATTCCGACCATCTGCCGTGCGGTGTAGAGCGGGCCGCCGGTCTCGGTGACGTAGCGGACGGTCGGGGTGACGCCGAGGAAGCCGACCTCGGTCAGCGTCTCGGTGGAGTCGCCGGTCGGGCGCGCCTGGACGGTCGTGGAGGTCTCGCCGGTCAGCCGCGTCCCGTCGCGCTCGTAGCCGATCACCGCGTCGCCGTCGGCGTTGTCGCGGATCAGCTCGCGCAGCTGGTCCCAGCCGGTGACCGGGGTGCCGTTGAAGGAGGTGACGACGTCACCGGGCCGCAGGCCGGCTTCGTACGCCGGAGCCAGCGGGTCGGAGTCGGTGCACGCGCGCCCCTCCTCGCTGAACGGGATGACGCACTCGGAGACGGTGTCGATGACCGGCGGGCCGGCCTCGGCCTCGATGTCGACGACGTTGCCGTAGGTGGCGTAGATCCCCCAGAACAGCGCGAACGCGATGATGATGTTGACCGACGGGCCGCCGGCCATCACCACGATCTTCTTCCACGACGGCATCTTGTAGAACAGCCGGTCCTCGTCGCCGGGCTGCACCAGCTCCCACTCCGCGGCGCGGGCGTCGGAGATCAGCTGGGTGAACATCCCGGTGTTGGACTTGCGGACCCGGGTGACCTGCTCACCGTGCTCGTCGTAGGTGACCTCGCCGAGCTCGGTGGCCCCCGGCGGGAGCATGCCGACGATCTTGACGTAGCCGCCGAGCGGGATCGCCTTGAGGCCGTACTCGGTCTCCCCCACCTGCCGGCTCCACACCGTGGGGCCGAAGCCGATGAAGTACTGCGTGACCTTCCCGCCGAACCGCTTGGCCGGGATCATGTGGCCGAGCTCGTGCAACCCGATCGAGACCAGGATGGCGCCGACGAACAGCACGACGCCGAGCAGGTAGAGCAGAGCGGTCATCACATTCCTCGGGAGGGTCCGTCAGGTGGTGCGGGCGATCACGCGGAGCGCCTCCTCGCGGGCCCATGCGTCGGCCCCGAGGACGTCGTCGAGCGAGAGGTCCTGCTCCGAGGGTACGTCGTGGGAGCGCAGCACCTCGGCCACCACATCGACGATCCGGACGAACGGGAGGTTCCCTGAACGGAAGGCGTCCACGGCCACCTCGTTGGCGGCGTTGTAGACGCACGGGGCCGTGCCGCCGAGGTCGCCGGCCTCGCGGGCCAGCGCCACGGCGGGGAACGCCTCGTCGTCCAGCGGGAGGAACTCCCAGGTCTCCGGGCGGCTCCAGTCGACCGAGGCGGCAGCGTCGGGCACCCGGTCGGGCCAGGCCAGTCCCAGCGCGATCGGGATCATCATCGTCGGCGGGCTGGCCTGCACCAGCGTCGAGCCGTCGTGGAACTCCACCATCGAGTGCACCACCGACGTCGGGTGGACCACGACCTCGATCGCGTCGAACGGCACGCCGAAGAGCAGGTGCGCCTCGATGACCTCCAGCCCCTTGTTGACCAGGGTCGCGGAGTTGATGGTGATGACCGGGCCCATGGCCCACGTCGGGTGCGCGAGCGCGTCGGCGACGCTCACGTCGGCGAGCTGCTCGCGGGTGCGCCCGCGGAACGGGCCGCCGCTCGCGGTGAGCACCAGGCGGCGTACCTCGTCGCGGGCGCCACCGCGCAGGCACTGCGCGATCGCGGAGTGCTCGGAGTCCACGGGCACCAGCTGGCCGGGAGCGGCCCGGTCGAGGACGAGCGGGCCGCCCATGATCAGCGACTCCTTGTTGGCCAGCGCCAGCGTGCTGCCCGCGTCGAGCGCGGCCAGGGTCGGCCGCAGGCCCACGGCGCCGGTGATGCCGTTGAGCACCACGTCGCAGGGGTGGGCCGCGGCGTCGACCGACGCCTGCTCCCCCAGCCCGTGGACGGCCGGGCCGAACTCCTCGACCTGCCGGGCGAAGAGGTCGGGGTTCGAGCCGCCGGCGGTCAGGCCGACGACGCGGAACCGGTCGGGGTTCGCGCGCACCAGGTCGAGCGCCTGGGTGCCGATGGATCCGGTGGAGCCGAGGATGACGACGTCGCGACGCTGCACGGACCCGAGTCTGTCAGGGGGCGGTCGCGGCGAACGCCTCGGCCACCACGTCGAAGGCCTCCTCGAGCAGCTCGTCGGAGATCGACAGCGGCGGCAGGAAGCGGAAGACGTTGCCCCAGGTGCCGCAGGTCAGCGTGACGACCCCCTGGCGGTGGCAGTACGCCGACACGGCCGCCGCCCGGGCGGCATCCGGCTCGAGGGTGCCCGGCCGGCACAGCTCGATGGCCAGCATGGCGCCCCGGCCGCGGATCTCGGCGACGACCGGGTGCTCGGCGGCGATCTTCTCCAGCCGCCCGCGCACCAGCGCCTCGACCTCGCGGGCCCGGCCGGCCAGGTCGTGGGTCTCCATCTCCTCGATGGCCCCGAGCGCGGCGGCACAGGCCAGCGGGTTGCCGCCGTAGGTGCCGCCCAGGCCTCCCCCGTGGACGGCGTCCATCAGCTCGGCCCGGCCGGTGACGGCCGCGAGCGGCAGGCCGCCGGCGATGCCCTTGGCCGTGGTCACCAGGTCGGGGACGACGCCCTCGTGGTCGCAGGCGAACCAGTCGCCGGTGCGGCAGAAGCCGGACTGGATCTCGTCGGCGATGAACACCACGTCGTGCTCGCGGCACCAGTCGGCGAGCGCGGGCAGGAAGCCGGGGGCGGGCTCGATGAAGCCGCCCTCGCCCTGGATCGGCTCGATGACCACGCAGGCGAGGTTGGTGGCGCCGACCTGCTTGTCGATCACGTCGATCGCGCGCGCGGCCGCGTCGGCACCGGAGAGCCCGTCGTGCAGCGGGTAGGACATCGGCGCGCGGTAGACCTCGCCCGCGAACGGCCCGAAGCCGTGCTTGTAGGGCATGTTCTTGGCCGTCATCGCCATCGTGAGGTTGGTGCGGCCGTGGTAGGCGTGGTCGAAGACGACGACGGCGTCCCTGCCGGTCGCCACGCGGGCGATCTTGACGGCGTTCTCGACCGCCTCGGCGCCGGAGTTGAACAGCGCGGACTTCTTCGCGTGGTCGCCGGGGGTGAGCTCGGCCAGCCGCTCGGCCACGTCGACGTAGCCGGCGTACGGGGTGACCATGAAGCAGGTGTGGGTGAAGGCCTCGAGCTGCTCGGCGACGCGACGCACCACGGCCGGCGCGCTGTTGCCGACGGTGGTGACGGCGATGCCCGAGCCGAGGTCGATCAGGCTGTTGCCGTCGACGTCGACGAGCACCCCGCCGCCGGCCTCGACCACGAAGACGGGCAGAGCGGTGCCGACACCGTCGGCGACGTAAGACTTCTTGCGCTCGAGCATTTCCAGCGAACGTGGTCCGGGGATCTCGGTCGCCAACCGGCGTACTTGCGGAATCTGGTGGGTCACGGCGCCAACTCTCGCACACCCCACGGGCTGCCGTAGGAGGTGAGCAGGTCCAGGAACGGCACGGCGTCGAACGCCTCGGGCCCGAGCACCCCGCTGCCCTGCCACGCACCGGTGGCGAGCAGCTCGAGGGCGACCACGGGGTTGATGGCGGTCTGCCACACCACGCACTGGTGGCCGTACTCGCGCATCGTCTGCTCGTTGTCGACGACGTGGTAGAGGTACGTCGAGCGCGGCCCGGTCGGCCGGCCCTCGGCGTCCTTGCCGGTGCCGGTCACCCACAGGCCGGCGCAGGTCTTGCCGGTCATCCGCGGGCCGATGGTCGCGGGGTCGGGCAGCACGGCGGCCACCACGTCACGGGGGCTGACCTGCACCCCCTTCACCGACACCTTCTCGGTGGAGTCCAGGCCGAGCTGGTGGAGCACCTTGAGGATGGTGATCATCTCCTCGCCCAGGCCGTACTTGAAGGTCGCGCGGCGGCAGTCGATCCAGCGCGGCATGAGGAGCACCTCCTCGTGCTCGACGTTGACGCACTCGACCGGCCCGATGCCCTCGGGGAAGTCGAAGACCTCCGGCTCGCTGAACGGCGCGGTCGTGTGCCACGCGCCGTCCTCCCACACCACGGGCGGGTTGAGGCACTCCTCGATCGTGGTCCACATCGAGAACGACGGGGCGAAGACCTCGTTCCCGTCGTCGTCGCGCACGACCAGGTTGGCGCCGTCGCGGGTGCCGAGCTCGTCGATCTCGGAGAACAGGTGGTCGGCGGCGTAGCGGGCGAAGACGTCGGAGAGCCCCGGCTCGACGCCGATGCCGACCAGGGCGAGCCTGCCGGCGGCCTCCCACTGCTCGGCGACAGCGAACTGCTCGTCGCCGAGCTTGACGCCGGGCACCTCGTGGGGGCGCTCGGGATGGGGCTTCGACAGAGACATCGCCATGTCGAGGTAGTCGGCGCCGGCGGCGAAGGCGCCCTCGAAGACCGGCATGTCGAAGACCGGGTCGACGGCGTTCATCACGTGGGTGATGCGGTGCTCGCGGCACAGCGCGGCCACCGCGTCGGCCGAGGAGGCGTCGACGCGTGCGGCGGCGTACCGCTCGTCCTGGGCGGCCGCGGCCTCCGCCCGCTCCAGGGAGTAGTCGGTGACCACGATCGTCTCGAAGAAGTCGCGCCGTGCGGCGATGGCGCAGAACGCCGAGCCCACCCCTCCGGCGCCGACCAGCAGGATCCTCATGGCTGCCTCAGCCACCGATCGAGGACATGACGTGCTTGATCCTCGTGTAGTCCTCCAGGCCGTACATCGAGAGGTCCTTGCCGTAGCCGGAGTGCTTGAAGCCGCCGTGCGGCATCTCGGAGACGAACGGGATGTGGGTGTTGATCCACACCGCACCGAAGTCCAGGCGGCGCGAGACACGCATGGCGCGGCCGTGGTCGGCGGTCCACACGCTGGAGGCCAGGCCGTACTTCACGCCGTTGGCCCAGCGCAGCGCCTCGGCCTCGTCGGTGAAGCGCTGCACGGTCATGACGGGGCCGAAGATCTCGGTCTGGATCTGCTCGTCGTCCTGGCGCAGCCCGGAGAGCACGGTCGGCTCGTAGAAGTAGCCGGCCTCGCCGTGACGGGTGCCGCCGGTGACGACCTCGGCGTGGTCGGGCAGCCGGTCGACCATCCCGGTGACGTGGGCGAGCTGGTTGCTGTTGTTGAGCGGGCCGTAGTAGGTGCCCTCGGCGTCGGGCATGCCGGTGGGCATCCCCCGGGCGGCCTCCGCGAGCGCGGCGACGAGGTCGTCGTGGATGCCGGGGGCGGCGAGGACGCGGGTGGCGGCGGTGCAGTCCTGCCCGGCGTTGAAGAGCGCGGCGCCCGCGATGCCCTCGGCGGCGGCGGCGAGGTCGGCGTCGTCGAAGACGATCACCGGCGCCTTGCCGCCGAGCTCGAGGTGGACCTTCTTCAGGTCGGTGGCCGCGGACCCGGCGACCTCCATGCCCGCGCGCACCGAGCCGGTGATCGCGACCATCTGCGGGGTCGGGTGGGAGACCAGCGCGCGGCCGGTGTCACGGTTGCCGCACACGACGTTGAGGACGCCGGGCGGCAGGAACTCCTGGGCGATCTTGGCGAGCAGCGTGGAGCTGGCCGGGGTGGTGTCGCTGGGCTTGAGGACGACGGTGTTGCCGGCGGCCAGGGCGGGTGCGATCTTCCAGATCATCATCAGCAGCGGGTAGTTCCACGGCGTCACCTGGCCGACGACGCCGATCGGCTCGCGCCGCACCCACGAGGTGTGGTCGGCCATGTACTCCCCCGCCGCGCGCCCCTCGAGGACGCGGCAGGCGCCGGCGAAGAACCGGAAGTGGTCGCTGGCGTAGGGCATCTCCTCGTCCATCGTCAGCCCCAGCGGCTTGCCGGTGTCGCGGCACTCGACGGCGTTCAGCTCCTCGACGCGGTCCTCGATCGCGTCGGCGAGCTTGAGCAGCGCGCGGGCGCGGTCCTGCGGGGTGGTCTCCCAGCCCCAACCCTCGAAGGCGGCGTCGGCGGCGGCGTACGCGCGGTCGACGTCCTCGGTGCCCGAGGCGGGCGCCTGGGCGTAGACCTCACCGGTCGTGGGGTCGATGACGTCGTAGGTCGCGCCGGACGCGGCGGGGACGAGCTCGCCGTTGATGACGTTGCGGAAGGTCGTGTCGGCCATGTCGGCGACACTAGTGAAGGACCTACGGAATCGGTAGACGTCTGACCGAAACGGCGCGGAATCCGTCGCATGACGTTGGTCTGACGACGATGTGGCCCGGGTGACCCGGGTGACCCGGGTGACCCGGGTGACCCGGGTGACCCGGCTTCAGGCTTCGTGGACGAGCGCACCGTCGATCCAGGTGCTGCGGACGCGGGTGGCGCCGATCTGCTCGGCCGGGCCGGCGAACGGGTCACGGTCGAGCACCACGAGGTCGGCCACCGCCCCGGGGCGCACCCGGCCGGCGTCGTCCCGACCGTTGATCCAGGCGCTGCCGGAGGTGTACGCCGCGAACGCGGTCTCGAGGTCCAGCGCCTGGGCGGGCAGGAACGGCTCGGTGCCGGCCGGGCCGGCCTCGCCGTACGCCGTGCGGGTGACGGCGGTGTGGACGGCCGCGAGTGGGTCGGGGGTGCTGACCGGCCAGTCGCTGCCGGCGACGAGCCGGGCTCCGGCGCGGTGGAGGTCGCCGAAGGGGTACTGCCAGGTGGCACGTTCGGGCCCGAGGAACGGCAGCGTCAGGTCGACCATCTGCTCGTCGAGGCAGGCCCACAGCGCCTGGATGTTGGCCGCGACCCCGAGGACGGCGAACCGGGCGACGTCGTCGGGGTGGATGAGCTGGAGGTGGGCGATGTGATGGCGCAGCGCGCGGCCGGCGGCGTCGAGGCCGGCGAAGGCGTCGAGCGCCTCGCGCACGCCGCGGTCGCCGATCCCGTGGACGTGGACCTGGAAGCCGTCGGCGGCCAGGGCGCGGACAGCCTCACCGAGCCGGACGGGGTCGAGGAAGGAGTGACCGGCGTTGGCGGTGGGGTGGCCGCACCGGTCGAGGTAGGGCTCGGTGAGGGCGGCCGTGCCGTTCTCGGCGACCCCGTCCTGCATGACCTTGACGCTGGTGGCACGGAACCGTCCGTGGGTGTACTCCGCGCGCCGCTCGCGCAGGCCGGGCAGTTGCTCGAGGCCGCGGTCGCGGTCCCACCACAGGGCGCCGACGACGTGGCCGGCGAGGGTGCCGGCGCGGGCGGCACGCAGGTACGCCGGGCCGGGGTCGTCCATGCCGACGTACTCCCCCACGATGGCGTCCTGCCAGCCCACGACACCGACCGAGTGCAGGTAGGACTGGCCGGCGGCGAGTGCGGCGTCGGCCTCGGCGTCGGTGGTGGCGGGCAGCAAGCGGCTGACCAGCTGCATGGCGCCCTCGTGGAGGGTGCCGGTGGGCTCGCCCGCGGCGTCGCGCTCGATGCGGCCGTCGGGCGGGTCGGGGGTGTGCCGGTCGATGCCGGCCAGGGCGAGGGCGCGGCTGTTGACCCACAGGCCGTGGTGGTCGCGGTTGGGCAGGGCGACGGGGCGGTCGGGCACCACGGCGTCGAGGTCGGCGGCAGTGGGGGTGCCGCCGGGGAAGGCCGCCATCGCCCAGCCGCCACCCTGGATCCAGGGCAGGTCGGGGTGGGCGGCGGCGTACTCGCGGACGGCGGCGAGGTAGGCCTCGCGGCCGTCGAGGCCGGACAGGTCGCAGCGGACCCGCTCGAGGCCGCCCTGGACGACGTGGACGTGGGCGTCGACGAAGCCGGGCGCGAGCAGGCCGCCCTCGAGGTCGACGACACGGGTGCCGGCCGGGGCGTCGAGGGGCTGCTCGGCAGCGTCGCCGGTGGAGACGGCGGCGATGCGGCCGTCGGCCACCAGGACCTGGGCGACTCCGGCGTACTGCTCGCCGTCGAAGAGGGTGCCGCCACGGAAGAGGGTCGCCATGGGGACGATTCCTACCAGCCGGGCACGCGAACCCGACAACGCATCCTGTCTGCAACAACGGATTTCGTCACATAATTACGCTTTCGCGACGGAATCCCTTGCGTTGCCGTCACGAGACGGTCAGCATGGGCGCATGCACCCGGACTACGACCACCTCCAGCGGGCCGCCAAGGACCACCTGTGGATGCACTTCACGCGGCACGGGCAGTACGCCGACGGCGACGTGCCGGTGATCGTGCGCGGGGAGGGTGCCTACCTGTGGGACGCGAAGGGCAAGCGCTACCTGGACGGGCTGGCGGGGCTGTTCGTGAGCCAGCTGGGCCATGGTCGTGAGGACCTGGCGGAGACGGCGGCGGCGCAGGCCAAGGAGCTGGCGTTCATGCCGCTGTGGTCCTACGCGCACCCGACGGCCATCGAGCTGGCCGAGAAGGTCGCCGGCTACGCGCCCGGCGACCTGGACCACGTGTTCTTCACCAGCGGTGGCGGCGAGGCCGTGGAGACGGCGTGGAAGCTGGCGAAGAACTACTTCAAGCTCACCGGCAAGCCGATGAAGCACAAGGTGATCTCCCGGGCGATCGCCTACCACGGCACCACGCAGGGCGCGCTGTCGATCACGGGGCTGCCGCTGCTGAAGCAGCAGTTCGAGCCGCTGGTGCCCTCGACGTTCCGGGTGCCGAACACCAACTACTACCGCGCTGAGCTGCACCCGGGCTTCGGCGGCGGCACGCTGGAGGAGTTCGGCCGCTGGGCCGCGGACCAGATCGCGGTGGCGATCGAGGCCGAGGGCCCCGACACCGTGGCCGCGGTGTTCCTGGAGCCGGTGCAGAACGCCGGCGGCTGCTTCCCCCCGCCGCCGGGCTACTGGCAGCGGGTGCGGGAGATCTGCGACGAGTACGACGTGCTGCTGGTCTCCGACGAGGTCATCTGCGCCTTCGGTCGGCTGGGCCACATGTTCGGCGCGGAGCGCTTCGACTACCAGCCCGACATGATCACCTGCGCCAAGGGACTGACGTCGGGCTACTCGCCGCTGGGCGCGATGATCGCCAGCCGCCGGCTGATGGAGCCGTTCCGCCAGGGCGCGGAGATGTTCGCCCACGGCTACACCTTCGGCGGCCACCCGGTCTCCACGGCGGTCGGGCTGAAGAACCTGCAGATCTTCGAGGAGGAGAAGGTCCTCGACCACGTCCGCAGCAACGAGGACGCCTTCCGCGCCACCTTGGAGCGGCTGCTGGACCTGCCGATCGTCGGCGACGTCCGCGGCGAGGGGTACTTCTACGGGATCGAGCTGGTGAAGGACAAGACCACCAAGGAGTCCTTCAGCGACGAGGAGTGCGAGCGCATCCTCTTCGGCTTCGTCTCCAAGCAGCTCTACTCCGAGGGTCTCTACTGCCGCGCCGACGACCGCGGCGACCCGGTCGTCCAGCTCGCTCCCCCGCTCATCTGCGACCAGTCCCACTTCGACGAGATCGAGCAGATCCTCCGGGTGGTCCTGGACAAGGCCTCCTCGATGCTCTGAGGCCAGCCGGTCGAGCAGGAAGGAGCGCCAGCGCATCCCGGTGGTCGAGCAGCGAGGAGCGCCAGCGACGAGCGTCGTCGAGACCCGGTGAGCACGGCTGGTCGAGCAGCGAGGAGCGCCAGCGACGAGCGTCGTCGAGACCCGGTGAGCACGGCTGGTCGAGCAGCGAGGAGCGCCAGCGACGAGCGGGCGTCGAGACCCGGTGAGACAAGAGCAACCTGCCCACTGCGTTCTACGTCCGCAACCTTCCCGCCCGCTTCGGGTCGTGGACCATCGCGTGGTGCGCCGAGCAGTACAACCGCCCGTCCTTCACGCTGGTGCCCCCACCCTGGGACCACGGGATCACGTGGTGGACGTGGCACCTGCTCGGCGGTGCATCACACCCGCCGACGACGCAGGTCTTGTCGCGCTGCGCGATCGCGAGCCGCTGGGCCTTCGTGTGGAACCTGCGCCGACGGCCGACGTCGAGGACCTCCGACTGACCGCCCAGCACCATCGGGATCACGCCGGCCTCGCAGGCGAGCCGGCGTGCCGTGCTGGCGGAGATGACCTCGCCGGTGTCCAGGGCCGCGCCCGCGAGGCCGCCCATCAGCGAGTCGATGGTCATCGTGACCACCACCGTGGCCCCGACACCACCGATCGTGGGCAGGTCCTTGGCGTCGATCCGCTCCAGCAGCTCGGTGAACGCCGCACCGGCAGCCACCGGCGTCGGCCGGATCTGGCGGACCTCGGCCGGGTCCTGCCTCGCCCACGTCAACGCCTGGATCGCCTTCGCGAGCATCGCACCGTGCAGCGTCGGGATCGAGAACCTTCCGTGCACCATCCCGTGACCATCGGA
This genomic window from Nocardioides marinus contains:
- a CDS encoding DUF222 domain-containing protein; translated protein: MVEKLAGALDGGHAASLIGLDQAATANLLRGLAQVASRLDALTATVLAHATKVRVEETNGATTTATWWADATNRNRATAHRDVKLAVALTRHAALAEALAEGRVNTEQAHAIARALADLETDGPDDLDPEIVTQAEKHLLDCADGFDAKHLKVLGRHVLTVVAPEVGEAHEAQLLEDEERRAAEKTRLTFASDGHGMVHGRFSIPTLHGAMLAKAIQALTWARQDPAEVRQIRPTPVAAGAAFTELLERIDAKDLPTIGGVGATVVVTMTIDSLMGGLAGAALDTGEVISASTARRLACEAGVIPMVLGGQSEVLDVGRRRRFHTKAQRLAIAQRDKTCVVGGCDAPPSRCHVHHVIPWSQGGGTSVKDGRLYCSAHHAMVHDPKRAGRLRT
- a CDS encoding aspartate aminotransferase family protein; protein product: MHPDYDHLQRAAKDHLWMHFTRHGQYADGDVPVIVRGEGAYLWDAKGKRYLDGLAGLFVSQLGHGREDLAETAAAQAKELAFMPLWSYAHPTAIELAEKVAGYAPGDLDHVFFTSGGGEAVETAWKLAKNYFKLTGKPMKHKVISRAIAYHGTTQGALSITGLPLLKQQFEPLVPSTFRVPNTNYYRAELHPGFGGGTLEEFGRWAADQIAVAIEAEGPDTVAAVFLEPVQNAGGCFPPPPGYWQRVREICDEYDVLLVSDEVICAFGRLGHMFGAERFDYQPDMITCAKGLTSGYSPLGAMIASRRLMEPFRQGAEMFAHGYTFGGHPVSTAVGLKNLQIFEEEKVLDHVRSNEDAFRATLERLLDLPIVGDVRGEGYFYGIELVKDKTTKESFSDEECERILFGFVSKQLYSEGLYCRADDRGDPVVQLAPPLICDQSHFDEIEQILRVVLDKASSML